CTCAGCGTCCTGTCTCAGGCATCAGCAGAAGGACATGGAGAAGATGAAATATAAGCGATCTTGCTTCTCATCGGTCTGACCATCATCACAATCTgcaaaaggaaagagaagaaagcaGATTCAGATCTGATCTGATCTTTTATCCTCCTTGGCTTCCAGAAGTGTTTCCAAAGACCCCAGCTCCTTCTCCACATCCCAAGAGAACTTCCCCCATCGTCCCCCTCCTGGTTGTCCTGGTCCTGCTGTTTGGCATCTTGCTGGTCACTGTCTCTGTTCTGTGTAAGTACAGCTGTGCACATGAGTTCAATTTACTGGTATCCTAATTTGTTTCCATTCCACTCTACATTCAGAAAAGGTAGGAAGGCCTATAATTCTGTTCTCATGCTCCCCACGGAGAAGAACATTCTCCTTCGTCCCTAATTGCACCTGTCTTAGCCCTTCTACTTGACAGCTGTTGCAACCACTGGCGCTCCTGGAGCCAAAATGCTATGTTCTTTAGGTGCCTGAATGGCAGCctcttccccttgccttcagagccattttgagcAACGAAAGCAAATGGGGgtgtctcctccattttgctcttttgCCCCCAGGAATGTCAGTGTTTGCAGTGAGTGCTTCTGACCATGTACAGGGCAAGAATACTCTTTCACTGTCTCCAGTCTATGCAACCGAGATAGGAGGGATAGGAGACAGGAAAAGGGCTGCTTCTCCCACGCACAGTGACACTGGGGGGATTTTGTAACCCAGATGTGGTTAGCTTTGGATGAGAGGAACCACTGGGAACTTATGATGTTATAGAAACATTAGTTTTACTCACACAGATACAACCAGAGCATAAAGTGGAGAAAACTTGCAGGCCCTTCTAGAAGGCAGCAAATGCTTACCGCCCAGAGGGACCCAACAGAGAGAGGGGAAAAGCTGCTGAATCAGGATTGTGACACCAACAGTGCAGACCTCTAGACTCCCTTCTGGGGTACCACTTTTAGGTAAACCTTCCCCAACACGTTCCTTTGGGCCTCATCCTGCACTTGTGTCACCCCCAGACTCCCAGGAACTAGAAGGCAAGAAGCTCCACAAAGAATCTGCAAGTAAGTAGCAAAATGGAGAGTTGGGGTTCTCGGTTTTGTGCATTTCTGTGAGTAAAGATTGTTGGGAAACTGGACAAGGcaatgggtgggggaaggatacAATTCTTATATTTGTCACACACTTCCTAGTTCCCATCCGAATCATTTCtgcaatgtttttgtttgtttatgtagTACCATATAGTGAAATGTAACATCTACCTTGTTTGACCCTCAGAGGCAACGTATAGGGTAGGTTAGTTTTATGCCCATTTTACAGGTGAAGAATTGAGTCGGCAAGAGAAGGACTTGCCCAAAGTCACACAAGGAGTCTGTGGCAGGGATGGACAGGGGGAAGGGATACATTGGCTGTCATTACTGATCTACTTCCCCATTCAGAGGGAAAGAGAACACCCAGTTTCCTGACCCTCTACCTGTGAATGGTTGAGGGACCTTCAGAacttcaacaggtgcagctctcCTCCATCACTACACCTTTCCTACACCTCAGAGATTACATGTCCTGCCGAaatctccccctctcccctcttTGACCCAAATTCAAAGTGTTTGGGTCCCGTCCCGTTCCCACTGCTCTTTTCTTACCTGGCCACCCCAGCAAGCCTTGCTGCAATCTCAAATTGATGTTTACAATCAGGGGATGGTGGGTGACTGCGGCAAATTAGAAGCCACCATACTCCCTGGCCAGCCTCTCTTGCCCCTCTGTTTCTTGGGTGATCCTGCCTGATCTCTAGAATTGAGAAAAGAAGAAATCTATCCACCCCTTTTTCCACACCATGCAGAATTTGATGCCATCTTTGCTCCCTTAGCCTTCTCACAGTTGCAAAGCCCCCAAAGCTCTTGCTTTTAGGGGAGGCAAAGTCCCCAGTCCCTTGCCTTTTGCTGCTGTTTGTCACTCCGACCTCACTTTTTACTCCCACAGGAGATCTCCTGGAATTGCTCTCCAGTGGCTGGAAGCTTTACAACAGGAACTTGTACTTCTTTTCCCAAGAGCAAAAGCCCTGGCAGGAGGCAGAGGACTCTTGTGCATCGTATGGGGCACACCTGACCTCTGTCACCTCACGGAAAGAGATGGTGAGCACCTGCCTTCCCAAATCCTAATCCAGCATCACACTTTCGAAACACAGGAACATCTGACTCTTCCCTGCCCCAAGTGATTGAGCCGCAGGGTTCAGGTTGCTTTAATATttcccagaaattcaaaatgattGCTTTCCACCCAGGTACTGATGCTCCACTCAGTCATGTGGGTTGACTGTGCAGTCAGGCCTGGCCTAGACAATGGCAGTGACAGGATCACCGCATTATTAATAACTGTGTGTCTGTCAAATTCTTCCTGGTATTGGAGATTTGTGTCCCAATAGATGTATATTTATATCAGAtgcatcttttaatttttaaaatgcgaGGTAAGGTTAGGATTAGggctaatttttaattttaaaaattaaaagatgtatCTGATATTCACATGCACACATCTAATATTCACATGCACACGTGTGTCCTACATGTGCTAAATTTAGATAAAGTTCAGTTTTCCCAGAATCACAACATAAGTGCTTGTTGGAGACACTGACTGGACCAGGAGAACTTGCCATTTCAGGAACAAAAAAATCCCATTCCTTGTTAGAAGAAAGGACCccccttctgtgtttttatttgccATCCCTTATTACAGAAACAGACCAAAAAAGGCCAGTGTGCCCTGAACTCACAGCCCTAGCAAATCTGGCTCCTGTCTGTTAACCAGCTACATATTTAATTGATGCATCTACCAACTAAATGTTACTGTCTTTGCTATTTTAATTCCCATGTGAGAGATACTTTGACTGCAGTCGCTGGGACTGCGTGCCTTGAACACCATGGGGTTTATTTTCGAGGAAAACACAGGTGGTTGGGATGCCTGTGTGCA
This genomic interval from Tiliqua scincoides isolate rTilSci1 chromosome 6, rTilSci1.hap2, whole genome shotgun sequence contains the following:
- the LOC136655760 gene encoding C-type lectin domain family 4 member K-like; this encodes MAAEYIYENEVFPKTPAPSPHPKRTSPIVPLLVVLVLLFGILLVTVSVLYSQELEGKKLHKESARDLLELLSSGWKLYNRNLYFFSQEQKPWQEAEDSCASYGAHLTSVTSRKEMEYLYGVTNGTMFWIGLKDQNQQHNWVWTDGTKYTKQVSFWWPGEPNGRKGHDADCVQFRYPDINAWDDDHCWISYNWICKKVF